Sequence from the Ziziphus jujuba cultivar Dongzao chromosome 9, ASM3175591v1 genome:
CCCCTTGCCTCGCCTTCAACCTCGCTCTCTCCGACGCTGGCAATCGGTTCCACTCCCGTTTCCATGCGCACGACACGACCAGCCCCGCCGTTTCGGTCAGCCCGTAGCCGTGGCTCACCACGAAACCCAGAGATTCCGTACGGTGGAGCACCGCTGCCGGTGGTGGAGCTCCGGCGGTGAGGATGTTAACGGGGTTTTTAAGAGGTTCGTTGTCCGGGGAATTGGATAGCATGTTGAGCACCACAGGTGCACCGCACATGTGGGTCACATTGTGGGCCCTGATAAGACGGTAGATAATTGTCGCATCAAATTTGCGGAGACAAATGTTGGTCCCCCCAACAGCTGCCATACCCCACGGGAAACTCCAGCCGTTTGCGTGGAACATCGGTAAGGTCCATAGATATACGGGCTGTTTCGGTACAGCCCAATCAATCAGAGAATCAACGGTGATGAGGAAAAGCCCTCTCTGACAGTGGACCACACCTTTTGGAGAAGAAGTCGTCCCAGACGTGTAATTCAGTATTGCAGGATCCCACTCGCTCGTGGGTCGGATCCACTCAAACCCAGGATCCCCCCTCTCCACCAAGTCCTCGTAACTACAAACAAATTCAACGGctggtgatgaagatgatgatggtgaAGACGAAGCCTCATCAGTATCATCGGCTATAAGGATGAGACGTGGGATTGGAATTCCAGGTGGGAACAAAGAGAGGGCTTCGTGGATAAGAGACTGAGAGAGCTGGTCCACGAAGACGAGCTTGGATTCGCTGTGACGCAGGAGTATGGAGACCGTACGTGGGTCGAGACGGAGGTTGATGTTGTTGAGGATAGCACCGGACATGAGAGCAGCGAAGTGGAGCTCGTACATGGCGGGGATGTTGGGGGCGAGGACGGAGACCACGTGGCCCTTCTTGATGCCGAGTGATTGAATGGAGGATGCCACGCGGAGGCATCTGAGGTGGGTCTGAGACCAGGTGTAGGTGGTGGTGTTGTAGACGATAGAAGGGCAATCTCCATAGACTGTCGCTGCTCTTTCAAGGAAGCCAATTGGTGTTAAAGGAGATGAGTTTGGAGGTGTTGGTTTTAGATCTTCCATTGGATTTGCGTGTCTGAGAGATAGACAAAAAAACCTAAGAGAGTAAGTATTTGTGTATGTATGTGTATTTTATCGGTGAAGATAAGATTGGCTTTATACCGCttctccaaaatatatatatatatatatataggtgaaaTTAGTTTATTGcacaaaatgaaatttattgagCGAACATCTACGGCTAATTTGGCAATTATTAGTTAACGATGGTTAAtttgtctttttaatttttgaatattaaaattttgttttaaaaaaataaaatagtcaaataaattatcatatcataaatatatttcatttacacTTCATCATATGAGTgatgacaaaaaaatatttttaaacttaaattattattttttcaaaaaaacttaaattattgtattttataagGGTCGATATTGGCGTGtaattctcttaattttaattctcaaaCTTTCTTTAATTGGTATACGAGGTTTTCTCAATTAATAAACGTTAGTTGAGATTATCGTTAGATAActgaaaaggaaaatgaaaattaattatttcaaatttcaacTACTTTCATAATTTCATTGTCCTTGTCATCTttcatcaatttcaaaagttcaaTGACCTGTGCTTTCAAAGGCTGTATTTGGAATTtcgtccaaaataaaaattattatatttggaaTGTAAATCactggaagaagaaaaaaatgttatttgctttggtaaaatgttattaaGTTTTACGTTtctcatataaatttttagttttaaaaagttttaaattaaaaattagataaaagtaattaatgattttattaacaaaaaagaataCCCCACAAAAGAATAATAGTGGGGATGACCGACTCATTTATGACTTCTAAGCACCTGGTCTCTCTCTCCAAGAAGGGTCAAGAAAACAATGTCAGGGTCAAGGAATTTGGTAGCCAATTTCCATAAGTACGACCTTTTTCCTAACCAAATTTCCTAGCTTGTTTTTTAATCGTTCTTTATCAATTTAATAGatgatgaaaaaaatttattttaccaaaaaaaaaaaaactaaaagttaataaaattcaaattaaataccTATGGAGGTATATATATCAAGtgttaaataaacaaatatacaaAAGCATATGGAGGATCTGGATCTAACAATTATTCCTTGCATAAATTTGGAGTAATAATTAATCAATGCTTatctattaatataaattaacaataatgtGTACATATACTTGTTGATTTGGATTaggttttatatcattttatagTAAAAATTTTTCTCTTTCAGAATTTATGGGGTGTTATATATAAGTGAAATTCCGAGTTTAGACTTGCCCAATAAATCATAGTCCAATGCCCTTAACAtcatatactatatataatCTTGCGATTTTTAATATTGAGAtccagtttttatttattattattattattatataaggTTGAGTGAAGTTGGTTAGCCTGAAAATTTTACCCCCTACTTATTGGCATGCatgattaaaattttctaaGCGTGCCTTAGAAAAAgatcttatttgttttgtgttttgaaaaaatagaaagcaaGGCTTGAGTTTTGGCGATCAAAGATTAATCAAGAAGGGATAATATATAAGATCATTAAATCTTCTGCAAGCCTTTATAACAACGACAGATCAAAGCAATATTACATgctgaatttttgaaaaaaaaaaaatttccaaattggctaaaaataagccttttgaaaaagtttataTTAGATACTTAATAGCCTATTACCTTTAATGAGTTAGAAGCATATAGAATAtggatcttttttattttctggaaagaCACAGCATCGATGAAAAGATGCATGCAAATGGTACATTTAATTTGTGTCCAATTAAAaagatgccttttttttttttttacacctgAAAGGACGtttaaaataagagaaaaaacatTAGAACATTGCATACCCAATAGGTATTCGGCCCTTTTAGCCTTTCTGTCTAGTTCATGCTTTTGacgctattattattttattagtgatTGCATTATTTTATCTTTCCATGTTGCATACTTGACTCCACGGCTTTACAAATCATAATTTTTCCCTTTCAATTGTTTCAATTTAGCTTTACCCATCACTCAAACAATATTTGTCAATCAatctatgatattttattttccttggtaaaaaatttatgatattttcttAAAACGATACTTTTGACTCTTATTCAATGAAACAGTCATTggcataatcataaatatttatcaatcttttaattaaataggggtaaatttttgttaaactattcttattttaaactttactaaatgatttgtttaattaaatttaaaaaaaaaaaacttactattttttatttttttctttatggagACAGCTCAATTAGCAATTAGCAATTGCTAGTGATGATAACCCATAGACGCAGGCTCAAGGCTTATTGCATAACTCCACCTtcccaattaattaaaaaaaaaaaaaaactgaaagttGATAAAATGCAAAATGTGCAAAATATAAGgtgttgttttaatttatttttttttatcgtttttatatcattaaataaaggatatgtaaattaaaaatatttacaaatgtaTATTGAATGACCACTTTTGTAACTATTGAAAATCATCATGCTAAAAGTTAAATATTTGTCCAAACCATTTGATATGATGTTTTTTAATGTTGAAAAATCAACAATCAAATGCAGACCGTACACGTAGCTTCATCAGTTAATTATCTAGAAGAAGGATAAGAAAGGTGATAGGGCATTGACTTGGAATAAGTATGAAGCCCTTTTTAAAatgcttatttattattataattattattattatgatttgccttttcttttttttttgtcaaaactaTTGTTATTTGCTTTAAACGTCAATTGATCAAGTTGACATCGTTTAGGGGTGTTATaaggcacttttttttttttttctcaatattttGAGTTCTCTTTAAATGGCTAGTCTTTGCTTGCacgaaagaataagaaaaataaattgcttaaaattaaattttgtccCTGCCTGATACTTCGATGTATGGGGTCTCCATTCCACTCCAATATTCCGATTTATAGAAGGGTGAGGCACCGTAGGAATCATGTTGGGCAAGACATACAGTCATATAGGAAATTTCAAATAGTTTCTATGTGTTTGGATAATTTATTGGCTGTGGATAACATGGATCCATAAGAAAAttgattctaaaaatttatgcaAGCGAT
This genomic interval carries:
- the LOC107427659 gene encoding 2-methylpropanoate--CoA ligase CCL4, which encodes MEDLKPTPPNSSPLTPIGFLERAATVYGDCPSIVYNTTTYTWSQTHLRCLRVASSIQSLGIKKGHVVSVLAPNIPAMYELHFAALMSGAILNNINLRLDPRTVSILLRHSESKLVFVDQLSQSLIHEALSLFPPGIPIPRLILIADDTDEASSSPSSSSSPAVEFVCSYEDLVERGDPGFEWIRPTSEWDPAILNYTSGTTSSPKGVVHCQRGLFLITVDSLIDWAVPKQPVYLWTLPMFHANGWSFPWGMAAVGGTNICLRKFDATIIYRLIRAHNVTHMCGAPVVLNMLSNSPDNEPLKNPVNILTAGAPPPAAVLHRTESLGFVVSHGYGLTETAGLVVSCAWKREWNRLPASERARLKARQGVRLAGMTRIDVLDPNTGKSVKRDGSTLGEIVLRGGCVMLGYLKDPAGTAKCMKDGWFFTGDVAVMHPDGYLEIKDRSKDVIISGGENLSSVEVESVLYMHPAINEAAVVARPDDFWGETPCAFVSLKERIRGNKPSEKEIMEFCREKLPHYMVPKTVVFKEELPKTSTGKIQKFILRETAKSMGSAGTRRSRI